The following proteins are encoded in a genomic region of Actinomadura sp. NAK00032:
- a CDS encoding response regulator transcription factor — protein MSVRVVVADDQEVVRAGFGALLGTQPDLAVVATASDGAETLRACREHRPDVVLMDVRMPVMDGIEATRRVTAEPDPPRVLMLTTFDLDEHVYAALVAGASGFLLKDVTAERLFDAVRVVAAGEALLAPAVTRRLIGEFARLRPRPPELDVLDALTPRETDVLRLVAAGLSNAEIAGRLVVGEETVKTHVSRILRKLGLRDRVQAVVAAYESGLVRPRTGR, from the coding sequence GTGAGCGTGCGCGTGGTGGTCGCCGACGACCAGGAGGTCGTCCGCGCCGGGTTCGGGGCACTGCTCGGCACCCAGCCGGACCTGGCCGTCGTGGCGACCGCCTCCGACGGCGCCGAGACGCTCCGGGCGTGCCGCGAGCACCGGCCCGACGTCGTGCTGATGGACGTGCGGATGCCCGTCATGGACGGCATCGAGGCCACCCGCCGCGTCACGGCCGAACCCGACCCGCCGCGGGTGCTGATGCTGACCACCTTCGACCTCGACGAGCACGTCTACGCCGCGCTCGTCGCCGGGGCCAGCGGCTTCCTGCTCAAGGACGTCACCGCCGAGCGGCTGTTCGACGCCGTCCGGGTCGTCGCCGCCGGGGAGGCGCTGCTCGCCCCGGCCGTCACCCGCCGCCTCATCGGCGAGTTCGCCCGGCTGCGGCCCCGCCCGCCCGAGCTCGACGTCCTGGACGCCCTCACGCCCCGCGAGACCGACGTGCTGCGCCTGGTCGCCGCGGGCCTGTCCAACGCCGAGATCGCCGGCCGCCTGGTGGTGGGGGAGGAGACGGTGAAGACCCACGTCAGCCGGATCCTGCGCAAGCTCGGGCTCCGCGACCGGGTGCAGGCCGTCGTCGCCGCCTACGAGAGCGGCCTCGTCCGGCCCCGCACGGGCCGCTGA
- a CDS encoding RNA polymerase-binding protein RbpA — protein MAERALRGTRLGATSYENDRNTDLAPRQEVDYTCTKGHRFTVTLAAEAEVPMTWECRNCGVTALRVDGELPQAKKGKPPRTHWDMLMERRTVEDLEEVLAERLEILRAGRRRSA, from the coding sequence ATGGCCGAGCGCGCACTTCGCGGCACCCGACTCGGAGCGACGAGCTACGAGAATGATCGCAACACCGATCTGGCCCCTCGGCAAGAGGTGGACTACACCTGTACGAAGGGCCACCGGTTCACCGTGACGCTCGCCGCCGAGGCCGAGGTGCCGATGACCTGGGAATGCCGCAACTGCGGCGTGACCGCCCTGCGGGTCGACGGCGAGCTGCCCCAAGCCAAGAAGGGCAAGCCGCCGCGGACCCACTGGGACATGCTCATGGAGCGCAGGACCGTCGAGGACCTCGAGGAGGTCCTCGCCGAGCGCCTGGAGATCCTGCGGGCGGGACGAAGGAGGTCCGCCTAG
- a CDS encoding sensor histidine kinase: MGETDGRPVWPAAGACLAAAGVAEAVLRTHGSGVVPSLAIAVDVCATLPLAAVRDRAGAAAATITVAAAAACALHRGAAVAALTALATVWTVLALRRIRRRRAAAGALAASRRAFESTLLEHTARGERARIARELHDVVAHHISMISVQAETARLAVPGMPAEGADRLLAIGDTARTALTEMRRLLGVLREDAGAEPDRRPQPGLRQLLDLVDQTRESGAGAVRLIVRGDVAALDPGLELAAYRIAQEALTNARRHAPGAAVDVEIDYGPDALRVAVRDNGPGPRDAGGPAGHGLLGMRERAAAAGGDLRTGPGPLGGFLVEAVLPVAAP, from the coding sequence GTGGGGGAGACCGACGGGCGGCCGGTGTGGCCGGCGGCCGGCGCCTGCCTGGCCGCGGCGGGCGTGGCCGAGGCCGTCCTGCGCACGCACGGCTCCGGTGTGGTGCCGTCCCTGGCGATCGCCGTGGACGTGTGCGCGACGCTGCCGCTGGCCGCCGTCCGCGACCGGGCCGGCGCCGCCGCCGCCACGATCACGGTCGCCGCCGCCGCGGCGTGCGCGCTGCACCGCGGCGCCGCCGTCGCCGCGCTGACCGCCCTGGCCACCGTCTGGACGGTGCTGGCGCTGCGGCGCATCCGGCGGCGCCGCGCCGCCGCCGGCGCGCTCGCCGCGTCCCGCCGCGCGTTCGAGAGCACCCTGCTGGAGCACACCGCGCGCGGCGAGCGGGCCCGCATCGCCCGCGAGCTGCACGACGTCGTCGCCCACCACATCTCGATGATCTCCGTGCAGGCCGAGACGGCGCGGCTCGCCGTCCCCGGCATGCCCGCCGAGGGCGCCGACCGGCTGCTGGCCATCGGCGACACCGCCCGCACCGCGCTCACCGAGATGCGCCGGCTGCTCGGCGTGCTGCGCGAGGACGCCGGCGCCGAACCGGACCGCCGCCCGCAGCCGGGCCTGCGGCAGCTCCTCGACCTGGTCGACCAGACCCGCGAGTCCGGCGCCGGCGCGGTGCGGCTGATCGTCCGCGGGGACGTCGCCGCCCTCGACCCCGGCCTGGAACTGGCCGCCTACCGGATCGCCCAGGAGGCGCTGACCAACGCCCGCAGGCACGCGCCCGGCGCCGCCGTCGACGTGGAGATCGACTACGGGCCGGACGCGCTGCGGGTGGCCGTCCGCGACAACGGCCCCGGCCCCCGGGACGCGGGCGGGCCCGCCGGGCACGGGCTGCTCGGCATGCGCGAGCGCGCCGCCGCCGCGGGCGGGGACCTGCGCACCGGTCCCGGGCCGCTCGGCGGGTTCCTGGTCGAGGCCGTCCTGCCGGTGGCGGCGCCGTGA
- a CDS encoding hotdog fold domain-containing protein, with amino-acid sequence MSDPREGTTVTHRRYVPYSHAHYAGDLVDGAYVLGLFGDAATELCVRTDGDEGLFASYSDVQFHAPVKAGDVLETTAVLVRAGTRSRAMEFEARVVCRGRPDKGESAAEALAEPIVAVTATGTVVVAAPGG; translated from the coding sequence ATGAGTGATCCGCGCGAGGGGACGACCGTCACCCACCGCCGCTACGTCCCCTACTCCCACGCCCACTACGCCGGCGACCTGGTCGACGGCGCCTACGTCCTCGGGCTGTTCGGCGACGCGGCCACCGAGCTGTGCGTGCGCACCGACGGCGACGAGGGCCTGTTCGCCTCCTACTCCGACGTGCAGTTCCACGCCCCGGTCAAGGCCGGGGACGTGCTGGAGACCACCGCGGTGCTGGTCCGCGCCGGCACCCGCAGCCGCGCGATGGAGTTCGAGGCCCGCGTGGTGTGCCGGGGCCGCCCGGACAAGGGCGAGTCGGCCGCCGAGGCGCTGGCGGAGCCGATCGTGGCGGTCACCGCGACGGGCACGGTGGTGGTCGCCGCGCCCGGCGGCTGA
- a CDS encoding OAM dimerization domain-containing protein codes for MTVESPGTGTRTPAEPADTRQVIRPYGDTTGDGMVQMSFTLPVPAGKRAEAAALQLAGKMGLDPASVVHAKPMGPDFTFFIVYGRVRHPIDYASIPAPEERAYPLLTSQEVNLAIRGALNRRLVVVGACIGTDAHTVGIDAILNVKGFAGEKGLEYYREIQVVNMGAQVTVEELVERAKAEDADAVLVSQVVTQRNAHLHNTKQMAAAFHAEYPTAVAGGMGRPLLVVGGPRFDTVTEADLGVDRIFGRGTTPAEVASYLVHALLPDQPTDQPTDQPTDQPTDQPTDRGGDDHGGDDDE; via the coding sequence ATGACCGTCGAGAGCCCCGGGACCGGAACCCGGACTCCCGCCGAGCCCGCCGACACCCGCCAGGTGATCCGCCCCTACGGCGACACCACCGGCGACGGCATGGTGCAGATGTCGTTCACCCTGCCCGTCCCCGCCGGCAAGCGCGCCGAGGCCGCCGCCCTGCAGCTCGCCGGGAAGATGGGCCTGGACCCCGCCAGCGTCGTGCACGCCAAGCCGATGGGGCCCGACTTCACCTTCTTCATCGTCTACGGCAGGGTCCGGCACCCGATCGACTACGCCTCCATCCCCGCCCCCGAGGAGCGCGCCTACCCGCTGCTGACCTCCCAGGAGGTGAACCTGGCGATCCGCGGCGCGCTGAACCGGCGGCTGGTGGTCGTCGGCGCCTGCATCGGCACCGACGCCCACACCGTCGGCATCGACGCGATCCTGAACGTCAAGGGGTTCGCGGGGGAGAAGGGCCTGGAGTACTACCGGGAGATCCAGGTGGTGAACATGGGCGCCCAGGTCACCGTCGAGGAGCTGGTGGAGCGCGCCAAGGCCGAGGACGCCGACGCCGTCCTGGTGTCGCAGGTCGTCACCCAGCGCAACGCGCACCTGCACAACACCAAGCAGATGGCCGCCGCGTTCCACGCCGAGTACCCGACCGCCGTGGCCGGCGGGATGGGGCGGCCGCTGCTGGTGGTCGGCGGCCCCCGCTTCGACACCGTCACCGAGGCCGACCTCGGCGTCGACCGAATCTTCGGCAGGGGCACCACGCCCGCCGAGGTCGCCAGCTACCTCGTCCACGCCCTGCTGCCCGACCAGCCGACCGACCAGCCGACCGACCAGCCGACCGACCAGCCGACCGACCAGCCGACCGACCGCGGCGGAGACGACCACGGAGGAGACGACGATGAGTGA
- a CDS encoding ATP-dependent Clp protease proteolytic subunit, giving the protein MTRAERRYLVPEYEERTSYGRKDTNPYNRMFEDRIVFLGAPVDDTSANDVTAQLLALEGMDADRPISLYINSPGGSLTAMLAICDTMRYVRPEIETTCVGQAGSAAAVLLAAGSPGRRQALPGARILLHEPAVEVSRGYTTDLDIQAREVLRLRAQTEAILAEATGRDPETVRRDLDRERYFTAEQAKEYGLIDAVLAGRG; this is encoded by the coding sequence ATGACAAGGGCGGAACGGCGGTACCTCGTCCCCGAGTACGAGGAGCGGACGAGCTACGGCCGCAAGGACACCAACCCCTACAACCGGATGTTCGAGGACCGGATCGTCTTCCTCGGGGCGCCGGTGGACGACACCAGCGCCAACGACGTCACCGCGCAGCTGCTGGCGCTGGAGGGCATGGACGCCGACCGGCCCATCTCCCTCTACATCAACTCGCCGGGCGGGTCGCTGACGGCGATGCTGGCGATCTGCGACACGATGCGCTACGTCCGCCCCGAGATCGAGACGACCTGCGTCGGGCAGGCCGGGTCGGCGGCCGCGGTGCTGCTGGCGGCGGGCTCGCCGGGCCGCCGGCAGGCGCTGCCGGGCGCGCGGATCCTGCTGCACGAGCCGGCGGTCGAGGTGTCCCGCGGCTACACCACCGACCTGGACATCCAGGCGCGGGAGGTGCTGCGGCTGCGGGCGCAGACCGAGGCGATCCTGGCGGAGGCGACCGGCCGCGACCCCGAGACGGTGCGCCGCGACCTGGACCGGGAGCGGTACTTCACCGCCGAGCAGGCCAAGGAGTACGGGCTGATCGACGCGGTGCTCGCGGGCCGCGGGTAG
- a CDS encoding ABC transporter permease subunit, which produces MRAAHAEWTKLRTLPSTWWMLLALAGLTAAVGAAVTGSVDTSHCTSPAGCMEDTPKLALSGVQIGQVAAVVLGVLAVGGEYATGTIAATLAAVPRRTAVLAAKAAVVAGAVAAAGTAGVLASLAAGRGLLPGNGFTAANGYPPLSPLDGPTARAAAGTVLYLVLVALLSLGAGTALREPAAAITAVLALLWIVPVLTRLTATGVWQERLEKAAPMTAGLAVQATRGLDRLPIGPWQGLGVLACYAAAALLAGGALFALRDA; this is translated from the coding sequence GTGAGGGCGGCGCACGCGGAGTGGACGAAGCTGCGGACGCTGCCGAGCACCTGGTGGATGCTGCTGGCGCTGGCGGGCCTCACGGCGGCGGTGGGCGCCGCCGTGACGGGGTCGGTGGACACCTCGCACTGCACCAGCCCCGCGGGCTGCATGGAGGACACGCCCAAGCTGGCGCTGTCGGGCGTGCAGATCGGGCAGGTCGCGGCGGTCGTGCTCGGAGTCCTGGCGGTCGGCGGCGAGTACGCCACCGGGACGATCGCGGCGACCCTGGCGGCGGTGCCCCGGCGAACCGCGGTGCTGGCCGCCAAGGCCGCCGTGGTCGCGGGCGCGGTGGCCGCCGCCGGGACGGCCGGAGTGCTGGCGTCGCTGGCGGCGGGGCGGGGCCTGCTGCCCGGGAACGGGTTCACGGCCGCGAACGGGTACCCGCCGCTGTCCCCGCTGGACGGCCCGACGGCGCGGGCCGCGGCCGGCACGGTGCTGTACCTGGTGCTGGTGGCGCTGCTGTCGCTCGGGGCGGGGACGGCGCTGCGGGAGCCGGCGGCGGCCATCACCGCGGTGCTGGCGCTGCTGTGGATCGTGCCGGTCCTCACCCGGCTCACCGCGACCGGCGTCTGGCAGGAGCGGCTGGAGAAGGCCGCGCCGATGACGGCGGGCCTGGCGGTGCAGGCGACGCGGGGGCTGGACCGGCTGCCGATCGGGCCGTGGCAGGGCCTGGGCGTGCTGGCGTGCTACGCGGCGGCGGCGCTGCTGGCGGGCGGGGCGCTGTTCGCGCTGCGGGACGCCTGA
- a CDS encoding polyprenol monophosphomannose synthase: MEIPAGLGRVLVIIPTYNERDNIERITGRVRAAVPSVDVLVVDDASPDGTGEVADAMAAADEQVQVLHRQGKDGLGPAYIAGFRWAAEHGYDVMVEMDADGSHQPEELPRLLAALEDADLVIGARWVPGGKVRNWPKRREALSRGANTYARLMLGIPLHDATAGYRAFRAATLAKIGLEEVDSRGYCFQIDLALRAVRQGLRVVEVPITFVEREHGTSKMSRDVMAEAALRITQWGMSDRVSKIRPPR, encoded by the coding sequence ATGGAGATCCCAGCCGGCCTGGGCCGGGTGCTCGTGATCATCCCGACCTACAACGAGCGGGACAACATCGAGCGCATCACCGGCCGGGTCCGCGCGGCCGTCCCGTCGGTGGACGTCCTGGTCGTCGACGACGCCAGCCCCGACGGCACCGGCGAGGTCGCCGACGCGATGGCCGCGGCCGACGAGCAGGTCCAGGTCCTGCACCGCCAGGGCAAGGACGGCCTCGGCCCCGCCTACATCGCCGGGTTCCGGTGGGCCGCCGAGCACGGCTACGACGTCATGGTCGAGATGGACGCCGACGGCTCCCACCAGCCCGAGGAACTGCCGCGGCTGCTGGCCGCGCTGGAGGACGCCGACCTGGTCATCGGCGCCCGCTGGGTCCCCGGCGGCAAGGTGCGCAACTGGCCCAAGCGGCGCGAGGCGCTGTCGCGCGGCGCCAACACCTACGCCCGGCTCATGCTCGGCATCCCGCTGCACGACGCCACCGCCGGCTACCGCGCGTTCCGCGCCGCGACGCTGGCCAAGATCGGGCTGGAGGAGGTCGACTCGCGCGGCTACTGCTTCCAGATCGACCTGGCGCTGCGGGCCGTGCGGCAGGGGCTGCGCGTGGTGGAGGTGCCGATCACGTTCGTCGAACGCGAGCACGGCACCAGCAAGATGAGCCGGGACGTGATGGCCGAGGCGGCGCTGCGCATCACCCAGTGGGGGATGTCCGACCGTGTCAGCAAGATCCGCCCGCCCCGCTGA
- the lnt gene encoding apolipoprotein N-acyltransferase: MAQETLRDRSPAGGPGEGRDGAPGAAAPRGRLSRLRGAVRRGGRAGWPRTLLAVAAGLTMWLAFPPLDLTPLAPVGVALLTLALRGLPARTGAWVAFVGGAAFFLPVLEGISAIGPDGWIVLSLVQALYFLPLGAGIAVVTRLPAWPLWTAALWVGEELIRGRVPFGGFPWARLAFSQTATPLTPYASYGGAPLVTFATALIGGLLAYAALAAYRARAARRAADPGEGEERPPRLRRALVPVAGALALIAALAGGGLLIPTPASGRPVTVAVIQGNVPRLGLDFLGQRKAVLNNHVKATHELAARVRAGELPRPELVVWPENASDLDPYAEPDAYTAIDGAVKDVGVPVLVGALTDTPDGEKVENRGIVWDPRSGPGDYYVKRHPVPFGEYLPFRDILTKLITRFERIPRDFAKGTRSGVMRLGPVTVGDVICFEVAYDEEVRDVAAGNLLVVQTNNATYGRTTLPPQQIAMSRLRAVEHGRTILVAATSGISAIVAPDGRMLDESREFVPDIQVRTVPARTARTPADRVGAAPEWALAALGLGAVLAAAWTARKNEGN; encoded by the coding sequence GTGGCCCAGGAGACCCTGCGCGACCGGTCGCCGGCCGGGGGCCCCGGCGAGGGCCGGGACGGCGCGCCCGGCGCCGCGGCACCGCGCGGGCGGCTGAGCCGGCTGCGCGGCGCGGTGCGGCGCGGCGGCCGCGCGGGCTGGCCCCGCACCCTGCTGGCCGTCGCCGCCGGCCTCACCATGTGGCTGGCGTTCCCGCCGCTGGACCTCACCCCGCTCGCCCCGGTGGGCGTCGCGCTGCTCACCCTCGCGCTGCGGGGCCTGCCCGCCCGCACCGGCGCCTGGGTCGCCTTCGTCGGCGGCGCCGCGTTCTTCCTGCCCGTCCTGGAGGGCATCTCCGCGATCGGCCCGGACGGCTGGATCGTGCTCAGCCTCGTCCAGGCGCTGTACTTCCTGCCGCTGGGCGCCGGCATCGCGGTCGTCACGCGGCTGCCGGCCTGGCCGCTGTGGACGGCCGCGCTGTGGGTCGGTGAGGAGCTGATCCGCGGCCGGGTCCCGTTCGGCGGGTTCCCGTGGGCGCGGCTGGCCTTCAGCCAGACCGCCACACCGCTCACCCCGTACGCGTCCTACGGCGGCGCGCCCCTGGTGACGTTCGCGACCGCCCTGATCGGCGGGCTGCTCGCCTACGCCGCGCTCGCCGCGTACCGCGCCCGCGCCGCCCGCCGCGCCGCCGACCCCGGCGAGGGGGAGGAGCGCCCGCCGCGGCTGCGCCGCGCCCTGGTCCCGGTCGCCGGCGCCCTCGCGCTGATCGCGGCGCTCGCCGGCGGCGGGCTGCTGATCCCCACCCCCGCGTCGGGCCGCCCGGTCACCGTCGCGGTGATCCAGGGCAACGTCCCGCGCCTCGGCCTGGACTTCCTCGGCCAGCGCAAGGCCGTCCTGAACAACCACGTCAAGGCCACCCACGAGCTGGCCGCCCGGGTCCGCGCCGGCGAGCTGCCCCGCCCCGAACTGGTGGTGTGGCCCGAGAACGCCAGCGACCTGGACCCCTACGCCGAACCCGACGCCTACACCGCCATCGACGGCGCGGTGAAGGACGTCGGCGTGCCCGTCCTGGTCGGCGCGCTCACCGACACCCCCGACGGCGAGAAGGTCGAGAACCGCGGCATCGTCTGGGACCCGCGCAGCGGCCCCGGCGACTACTACGTCAAGCGGCATCCCGTCCCGTTCGGGGAGTACCTGCCGTTCCGCGACATCCTCACCAAGCTGATCACCCGGTTCGAGCGGATCCCCCGCGACTTCGCCAAGGGCACCCGCTCGGGGGTGATGCGGCTCGGTCCGGTCACCGTCGGCGACGTCATCTGCTTCGAGGTCGCCTACGACGAGGAGGTCCGCGACGTGGCGGCGGGCAACCTGCTGGTCGTGCAGACCAACAACGCCACCTACGGCCGCACCACCCTGCCGCCGCAGCAGATCGCGATGTCCCGGCTGCGCGCGGTCGAACATGGCCGTACGATCTTGGTTGCCGCGACCAGCGGGATCAGCGCGATCGTCGCCCCGGACGGCCGGATGCTCGACGAGTCACGCGAGTTCGTCCCCGACATCCAGGTCCGGACCGTCCCGGCGCGCACCGCGCGGACGCCCGCGGACCGGGTGGGCGCGGCGCCGGAGTGGGCGCTGGCGGCGCTCGGGCTCGGCGCCGTCCTCGCGGCGGCATGGACAGCCAGGAAGAACGAGGGGAATTGA
- a CDS encoding FxsA family protein: MPLLLIVLGILAVPVLEILVILQVGAAIGGWATAGLLAAEAVLGVWLVRREGRRAWGALNDTLRSGVLHDRELGDAALVMAGGMLLLFPGFLTDVPGLLLVLPFTRPLARRALSRFAERRMRAAEERAATVFPPGLGGTGFDPFGRGPGPGRVETPPGPVVRGEVIREDGAGDREAGGQVVREDDDTASRA, from the coding sequence ATGCCGCTGCTGCTGATCGTCCTGGGAATCCTGGCCGTGCCCGTGCTGGAGATCCTCGTGATCCTCCAGGTCGGCGCCGCGATCGGCGGCTGGGCCACGGCCGGGCTGCTGGCCGCCGAGGCCGTGCTCGGCGTGTGGCTCGTCCGGCGCGAGGGCCGCCGGGCCTGGGGCGCCCTCAACGACACCCTGCGCAGCGGCGTCCTGCACGACCGCGAACTCGGCGACGCCGCGCTGGTCATGGCCGGCGGCATGCTGCTGCTGTTCCCGGGCTTCCTCACCGACGTCCCCGGGCTGCTGCTCGTGCTGCCGTTCACCCGGCCCCTGGCCCGCCGTGCCCTGTCCCGGTTCGCCGAGCGGCGGATGCGGGCGGCCGAGGAGCGCGCCGCCACCGTGTTCCCGCCCGGCCTCGGCGGCACCGGGTTCGACCCGTTCGGCCGCGGCCCCGGGCCCGGGCGCGTGGAGACCCCGCCGGGACCGGTGGTCCGCGGCGAGGTCATCCGCGAGGACGGTGCCGGGGATCGCGAGGCCGGGGGGCAGGTCGTGCGCGAGGACGACGACACGGCCTCCCGCGCCTGA
- a CDS encoding ABC transporter permease subunit: MSAPAPAAGPVYRSTVQAEARDGFGRLLLAEWTKLRTVPRWMWTLPAAVLLTVLVALLSGAGSESSGPGCGPAAEHAAGTFDLGHFTYLPMAGDGAVVARVAAQEGGGAWAKAGLMVRGSAERGTPYAALVVTPGHGVRLQTGYESGGAGGGTAAAPRWLKLARSGATVTGYDSADGRAWHRVGSVRLEGLPREALAGMVVAVPDKVEVQRQFGGESVSGTPGDTRATFDHVAVSPAVPGASWRDRGAPGGPAADPDADGRTRAGGAFTLKGTGDIGPDLFADDITKTTLTGVLVGQAAIIALAVLFMTAEYRRGMLRTTFAASPRRGRVLAAKAVVAGLAALAAGLAAAFGAVLLAGPILRSHGMSPPPLSDGAVLRAVLGTAALLAVIAVCSLAVAVVVRRSAPAITLVLLLLLVPQIVATALPLSAARWLERLTPAAGFAIQQTVTRFDRAIAPWAGFGVLCAYTAAALALAAWLLRRRDA, translated from the coding sequence GTGAGCGCCCCGGCGCCCGCGGCGGGCCCGGTGTACCGCAGCACCGTGCAGGCGGAGGCGCGCGACGGGTTCGGGCGGCTGCTGCTGGCGGAGTGGACCAAGCTGCGGACCGTCCCCCGGTGGATGTGGACGCTGCCGGCGGCGGTGCTGCTGACGGTGCTGGTGGCGCTGCTGTCGGGGGCGGGCAGCGAGTCGTCCGGGCCGGGCTGCGGGCCGGCGGCCGAGCACGCGGCCGGGACGTTCGACCTGGGGCATTTCACCTACCTGCCCATGGCGGGGGACGGCGCGGTCGTCGCGCGGGTCGCCGCGCAGGAGGGCGGGGGCGCGTGGGCGAAGGCCGGGCTGATGGTCCGGGGCAGCGCGGAGCGCGGCACCCCGTACGCGGCGCTGGTGGTGACGCCGGGCCATGGCGTCCGGTTGCAGACCGGCTACGAGAGCGGCGGCGCCGGCGGCGGGACGGCCGCGGCGCCGCGCTGGCTGAAGCTGGCCCGTTCCGGCGCGACGGTGACCGGCTACGACTCGGCGGACGGGCGGGCCTGGCACCGCGTCGGGTCGGTGCGGCTGGAGGGGCTGCCCCGGGAGGCGCTGGCGGGGATGGTCGTGGCCGTCCCCGACAAGGTCGAGGTGCAGCGCCAGTTCGGCGGCGAGAGCGTCTCAGGGACGCCGGGCGACACCCGGGCGACGTTCGACCACGTGGCGGTGTCGCCGGCGGTCCCTGGGGCGTCCTGGCGGGACCGGGGGGCGCCGGGCGGGCCCGCCGCCGACCCGGACGCGGACGGGCGCACCCGGGCCGGCGGGGCGTTCACGCTGAAGGGCACGGGCGACATCGGCCCCGACCTGTTCGCCGACGACATCACCAAGACCACCCTCACCGGCGTGCTGGTCGGGCAGGCGGCGATCATCGCGCTCGCGGTGCTGTTCATGACGGCCGAGTACCGGCGCGGGATGCTGCGCACCACGTTCGCGGCGAGCCCCCGGCGCGGCCGGGTGCTGGCGGCCAAGGCGGTGGTGGCGGGCCTGGCGGCGCTGGCGGCCGGGCTCGCGGCGGCGTTCGGCGCGGTGCTGCTGGCCGGGCCGATCCTGCGCTCGCACGGCATGTCGCCGCCGCCGCTGTCGGACGGCGCGGTGCTGCGGGCGGTGCTCGGCACGGCGGCGCTGCTCGCGGTGATCGCGGTGTGCTCGCTGGCGGTCGCGGTGGTCGTGCGGCGCAGCGCGCCCGCGATCACGCTCGTGCTGCTGCTCCTGCTCGTCCCGCAGATCGTCGCGACGGCGCTGCCGCTGTCGGCGGCGCGGTGGCTGGAGCGGCTCACCCCGGCGGCCGGGTTCGCGATCCAGCAGACGGTCACGCGGTTCGACCGGGCGATCGCGCCGTGGGCCGGGTTCGGGGTCCTGTGCGCGTACACGGCGGCGGCCCTGGCGCTCGCGGCGTGGCTGCTGAGGCGGCGAGACGCATGA
- a CDS encoding ABC transporter ATP-binding protein, with amino-acid sequence MDATIEVRGLRKRYGAAVAVDDLSFTAAPGQVTGFVGPNGAGKSTTMRMIMGLDRPDAGAALVGGRPYRSLRTPLCRLGAMLDAAAVHPARRARDHLRWLAHANGLPARRVDEVIELAGLGGAARRRAGGFSLGMRQRLGIAAALLGDPPALMFDEPVNGLDPEGITWIRGLLRSLAAEGRAVLVSSHLMSELEGGADHLVVIGRGRLIADTSVADLLAAASGGRVELRTAERQEAMTVLARAGATVTAAGRDTVTVAGVPAERIIALLTGAGVGFSGVSEHRASLEEAYMELTRDAVEFQALTGREAW; translated from the coding sequence ATGGACGCAACCATCGAAGTGCGGGGCCTGCGCAAGCGGTACGGGGCCGCCGTCGCCGTGGACGACCTGTCGTTCACGGCCGCGCCCGGGCAGGTCACCGGGTTCGTCGGCCCGAACGGCGCCGGCAAGTCCACCACCATGCGGATGATCATGGGCCTGGACCGGCCGGACGCCGGCGCGGCGCTGGTCGGCGGCCGGCCGTACCGGTCGCTGCGGACGCCGCTGTGCCGCCTCGGGGCGATGCTGGACGCGGCGGCGGTGCATCCGGCGCGGCGGGCCCGCGACCACCTGCGCTGGCTGGCGCACGCCAACGGGCTGCCGGCGCGGCGGGTGGACGAGGTGATCGAGCTGGCCGGGCTGGGCGGCGCGGCGCGGCGCCGGGCGGGCGGGTTCTCGCTCGGCATGCGGCAGCGGCTCGGGATCGCCGCCGCGCTGCTCGGCGATCCGCCGGCGCTGATGTTCGACGAGCCGGTGAACGGCCTGGACCCCGAGGGGATCACCTGGATCCGGGGGCTGCTGCGGTCGCTGGCCGCCGAGGGGCGGGCGGTGCTGGTGTCCAGCCATCTGATGAGCGAACTGGAGGGCGGCGCCGACCACCTGGTGGTGATCGGGCGGGGCCGGCTGATCGCCGACACCAGCGTCGCCGACCTGCTGGCGGCCGCGTCCGGCGGGCGGGTGGAGCTGCGCACCGCCGAGCGGCAGGAGGCGATGACGGTGCTGGCCCGGGCGGGCGCCACGGTGACGGCGGCGGGGCGGGACACCGTGACGGTCGCGGGCGTGCCCGCCGAGCGGATCATCGCGCTGCTGACCGGCGCCGGGGTGGGGTTCAGCGGGGTCTCCGAGCACCGGGCGTCGCTGGAGGAGGCGTACATGGAGCTGACGCGGGACGCGGTGGAGTTCCAGGCGCTGACCGGGCGGGAGGCGTGGTGA